One Streptomyces sp. L2 genomic window carries:
- a CDS encoding glycoside hydrolase family 3 protein, whose product MHDTSTGRTRTTGSTGSTGTGGTGKTGRPSRRSVLAATAGLTTALALPASAHAAAPNDRELRARIARMTLEEKVGQLFVMRVYGDSATDPDQADIDANLDEIGVRTAAELIARYRVGGIIYFTWAHNTRDPQQIAALSNGIQRASLGLPRGLPVLITTDQEHGIVCRVGEPATLFPGAMAMGAGGSRSDARTLGRISGAELRAMGINQDYSPDADVNVNPANPVIGVRSFGADPDAVAGMVAAEVKGYQASRVAATAKHFPGHGDTATDSHTDFPVITHSRELWEKLDAVPFRAAVRAGIDAIMTAHIQFPALDDSGDPATLSHPILTGILRGELGYDGVVVTDSLGMEGVRTKYGDDRVPVLALKAGVDQLLNPPSLDVAWHAVLKAVQDGELTEQRLDESILRILRLKARLGLFHRPYASSAGVERTVGTRAHLAAADRIAERTTTLLVNEDGILPFDRRTRRKVLVVGADPASPSGTTGPPTGVLAAALTELGFTATALSTGTAPSAATITQAVDAAGDADAVVVATYNVTAGSTQRTLVERLTATGRPVVAIAVRNPYDVAQLPAVKGYLASYSWTDVELRAAARVIAGRVSPRGTLPVPVQRADDPAQVLYPIGHGLTY is encoded by the coding sequence GTGCACGACACCAGCACGGGAAGAACGAGAACAACGGGAAGCACGGGAAGTACGGGCACGGGAGGCACGGGAAAGACCGGTCGGCCGTCCAGGCGCAGCGTCCTCGCCGCGACGGCCGGCCTCACCACCGCACTCGCCCTGCCCGCGAGCGCCCACGCCGCCGCCCCGAACGACCGCGAACTGCGCGCCCGGATCGCCCGGATGACGCTGGAGGAGAAGGTCGGCCAGCTGTTCGTGATGCGGGTCTACGGCGACTCGGCCACCGACCCGGACCAGGCCGACATCGATGCCAACCTCGACGAGATCGGCGTCCGCACGGCCGCCGAGCTGATCGCCAGGTACCGGGTCGGCGGCATCATCTACTTCACCTGGGCTCACAACACCCGCGACCCCCAGCAGATCGCCGCCCTCTCCAACGGCATCCAGCGGGCGTCCCTCGGTCTGCCGCGCGGTCTGCCGGTGCTCATCACCACCGACCAGGAGCACGGCATCGTGTGCCGGGTCGGCGAGCCGGCCACGCTGTTCCCGGGCGCGATGGCCATGGGCGCCGGGGGCTCGCGGTCCGACGCCCGCACGCTCGGCCGTATCTCCGGCGCCGAACTGCGGGCGATGGGCATCAACCAGGACTACTCCCCGGACGCCGACGTCAACGTCAACCCGGCCAACCCGGTCATCGGCGTACGGTCGTTCGGGGCCGACCCGGACGCGGTCGCCGGGATGGTCGCCGCCGAGGTGAAGGGCTACCAGGCGTCCCGGGTCGCGGCGACCGCCAAGCACTTCCCCGGGCACGGCGACACCGCCACCGACAGCCACACCGACTTCCCGGTGATCACGCACAGCCGGGAGCTGTGGGAGAAGCTGGACGCGGTGCCCTTCCGGGCGGCGGTCCGGGCCGGCATCGACGCGATCATGACCGCGCACATCCAGTTCCCGGCCCTGGACGACTCCGGTGACCCGGCGACCCTCTCCCACCCGATCCTCACCGGCATCCTGCGCGGCGAACTCGGCTACGACGGCGTCGTCGTCACCGACTCCCTCGGGATGGAGGGCGTGCGCACCAAGTACGGCGACGACCGGGTGCCGGTGCTGGCGCTGAAGGCCGGCGTCGACCAGCTGCTCAACCCGCCCTCGCTGGACGTGGCGTGGCACGCCGTGCTGAAGGCCGTCCAGGACGGCGAGCTGACCGAACAGCGACTCGACGAATCGATCCTGCGGATCCTGCGGCTGAAGGCGCGCCTCGGCCTCTTCCACCGGCCGTACGCGAGCAGCGCCGGCGTCGAGCGGACCGTCGGCACCCGTGCCCATCTGGCCGCCGCCGACCGGATCGCCGAGCGGACCACGACCCTGCTGGTCAACGAGGACGGCATCCTGCCGTTCGACCGCCGCACCCGGCGCAAGGTCCTCGTCGTCGGTGCCGACCCGGCCTCCCCGTCCGGCACCACCGGCCCGCCCACCGGTGTCCTGGCCGCCGCCCTCACCGAACTGGGCTTCACCGCGACCGCCCTGTCCACCGGTACGGCACCCTCCGCCGCGACGATCACCCAGGCGGTCGACGCGGCAGGGGACGCGGACGCGGTCGTCGTCGCCACGTACAACGTGACGGCGGGCAGCACGCAGCGGACCCTCGTCGAGCGGCTGACCGCGACCGGCCGTCCGGTCGTGGCGATCGCCGTCCGCAACCCGTACGACGTGGCCCAGCTCCCTGCGGTGAAGGGCTACCTGGCGTCGTACTCCTGGACCGACGTCGAACTGCGCGCCGCCGCGCGGGTGATCGCCGGACGCGTGTCGCCGCGCGGCACCCTGCCGGTGCCGGTACAGCGGGCGGACGATCCGGCGCAGGTGCTGTATCCCATCGGCCACGGGTTGACGTACTAG
- a CDS encoding LacI family DNA-binding transcriptional regulator, whose protein sequence is MTVTLADVAARAQVSPATVSRVLNGNYPVAASTRDRVLRAVDELDYVLNGPASALAAATSDLVGILVNDIADPFFGIMASAIQGEIGGPGGRAGGERLAVVCNTGGSPERELTYLTLLQRQRAAAVVLTGGAVEDEPHAAAVAAKLRKLADAGTRVVLCGRPPVPDTGAVALAFDNRGGARQLTEHLTGLGHRRLGYIAGPEERTTTRDRLEGHRQALEAAGIEEDARWTVHGRYDRRSGYEATLELLRRDPSLTAVVAANDSVALGACAALRESGRRVPDDVSVAGFDDLPFSVDAVPALTTVRLPLAEAGARAGRIAMNREEPPLGGTATVPGELMVRGSTAVPRV, encoded by the coding sequence ATGACGGTGACCCTGGCGGACGTGGCGGCCCGCGCGCAGGTCTCGCCCGCGACGGTGTCGCGCGTGCTGAACGGCAACTATCCGGTGGCCGCGTCCACGCGTGACCGGGTGCTGCGCGCGGTCGACGAGCTGGACTACGTCCTCAACGGTCCCGCGAGCGCCCTCGCCGCCGCCACCTCCGACCTGGTCGGCATCCTCGTCAACGACATCGCCGACCCGTTCTTCGGGATCATGGCCAGCGCGATCCAGGGCGAGATCGGCGGGCCGGGCGGCCGGGCCGGCGGGGAACGGCTGGCGGTCGTCTGCAACACGGGCGGGTCGCCGGAGCGCGAACTGACCTATCTGACGCTGCTGCAGCGGCAGCGGGCGGCGGCCGTGGTGCTGACCGGCGGGGCCGTGGAGGACGAGCCGCACGCGGCGGCCGTCGCGGCGAAGCTGCGGAAGCTGGCGGACGCCGGCACCCGGGTGGTGCTGTGCGGGCGGCCCCCGGTGCCGGACACCGGCGCGGTCGCGCTGGCCTTCGACAACCGGGGCGGGGCGCGGCAGCTCACCGAGCACCTGACCGGCCTCGGGCACCGGCGGCTCGGCTACATCGCCGGCCCCGAGGAGCGGACCACGACCCGGGACCGGCTGGAGGGACACCGCCAGGCCCTGGAGGCGGCCGGCATCGAGGAGGACGCCCGCTGGACCGTGCACGGCCGCTACGACCGGCGGTCCGGGTACGAGGCCACGCTGGAGCTGCTGCGCCGGGACCCCTCGCTGACGGCTGTGGTGGCCGCGAACGACTCCGTCGCGCTCGGCGCCTGCGCCGCGCTCCGCGAGTCCGGCCGGCGCGTCCCGGACGACGTCTCGGTGGCCGGCTTCGACGACCTGCCCTTCAGCGTCGACGCCGTCCCCGCCCTGACGACGGTACGGCTGCCCCTCGCCGAGGCGGGCGCCCGCGCGGGCCGCATCGCCATGAACCGCGAGGAACCTCCCCTGGGCGGGACCGCCACGGTCCCGGGCGAGCTGATGGTCCGGGGGTCGACGGCGGTCCCGCGCGTGTAA
- a CDS encoding N-acetyltransferase, with translation MTDPFAPYVPRPASRPVPVTAALSEATPADVPRLAALQAQVRGGTAEQWADRLRRLVEGTDAVVVRADMDGETVGFGSAALLPPHPADGAPGGWYLTGVTVAPSWRRRRIGRALTRARMTRVFARAPEIWCFVSARNPASLDLHHALGFHELRRGPSFQGIPFDCGEGALLRAAREVRVP, from the coding sequence GTGACCGACCCCTTCGCTCCCTACGTCCCCCGCCCCGCGTCCCGTCCCGTTCCGGTCACCGCCGCGCTCAGCGAGGCGACCCCAGCCGACGTCCCCCGCCTCGCCGCCCTCCAGGCACAGGTCAGAGGAGGCACGGCGGAGCAGTGGGCCGACCGGCTGCGACGACTCGTCGAGGGGACGGATGCGGTCGTCGTACGGGCGGACATGGACGGGGAGACCGTCGGCTTCGGCAGTGCCGCCCTCCTCCCTCCGCACCCCGCGGACGGCGCCCCCGGCGGCTGGTACCTGACCGGTGTGACCGTGGCCCCGTCGTGGCGCCGGCGCCGGATCGGCCGGGCCCTCACCCGCGCCCGCATGACCCGGGTCTTCGCCCGGGCCCCCGAGATCTGGTGCTTCGTCTCGGCCCGCAACCCCGCCTCCCTCGACCTCCACCACGCCCTCGGCTTCCACGAACTCCGCCGCGGCCCCTCCTTCCAGGGCATCCCCTTCGACTGCGGCGAGGGCGCCCTCCTCCGGGCGGCCCGGGAGGTACGGGTCCCGTGA
- a CDS encoding Gfo/Idh/MocA family oxidoreductase — MTRETVRIAMNGVTGRMGYRQHLVRSILALREQGGLALGDGTVLWPEPILLGRREHALREIARRHGLEHVSTDLDAVLADPTVHVYFDAQVTSAREEALRKAIAAGKHVYTEKPTATGLDGALELARLAHAGGVRHGVVQDKLFLPGLLKLRRLVDGGFFGRILSVRGEFGYWVFEGDWQQAQRPSWNYRAEDGGGIVADMFPHWEYVLRELFGRVTSVQALTATHIPRRRDERGRPYDATADDAAYGVFELEGGAVAQINSSWAVRVHRDELVEFQVDGTEGSAVAGLRGCRAQHRSATSRPVWDPDVPAAEVFRDQWQDVPDNGTFDNAFKVQWELFLRHVHAGTPYHWDLLAGARGVQLAELGLRSAAEGRRIEVPEVTL; from the coding sequence GTGACACGCGAGACGGTGCGTATCGCCATGAACGGCGTGACCGGACGCATGGGGTACCGCCAGCACCTCGTCCGGTCGATCCTGGCCCTGCGCGAACAGGGCGGCCTCGCCCTCGGCGACGGCACCGTGCTGTGGCCCGAACCGATCCTTCTCGGCCGCCGCGAGCACGCCCTGCGGGAGATCGCCCGCCGGCACGGCCTGGAGCACGTCTCCACCGACCTGGACGCCGTCCTCGCCGACCCCACCGTCCACGTCTACTTCGACGCCCAGGTCACCTCCGCCCGCGAGGAGGCCCTCAGGAAGGCGATCGCGGCCGGCAAGCACGTCTACACCGAGAAGCCGACCGCGACCGGCCTGGACGGAGCCCTGGAACTGGCCCGCCTGGCCCACGCCGGGGGCGTCCGGCACGGAGTCGTCCAGGACAAGCTCTTCCTGCCCGGCCTGCTGAAGCTGCGGCGCCTCGTCGACGGCGGCTTCTTCGGCCGGATCCTCTCCGTCCGCGGCGAGTTCGGCTACTGGGTGTTCGAGGGCGACTGGCAGCAGGCCCAGCGGCCCTCGTGGAACTACCGCGCCGAGGACGGCGGCGGCATCGTCGCCGACATGTTCCCGCACTGGGAGTACGTCCTGCGCGAACTGTTCGGCCGCGTCACCTCCGTCCAGGCCCTCACCGCCACCCACATCCCGCGCCGCCGGGACGAGCGAGGCAGGCCGTACGACGCCACCGCCGACGACGCGGCCTACGGCGTCTTCGAACTCGAAGGCGGCGCCGTCGCCCAGATCAACTCCTCCTGGGCGGTCCGCGTCCACCGCGACGAACTCGTCGAGTTCCAGGTCGACGGCACCGAGGGCTCGGCGGTCGCGGGCCTGCGCGGCTGCCGCGCCCAGCACCGCTCGGCGACCTCCAGACCGGTCTGGGACCCGGACGTCCCGGCCGCCGAGGTCTTCCGCGACCAGTGGCAGGACGTCCCGGACAACGGCACCTTCGACAACGCCTTCAAGGTCCAGTGGGAGCTGTTCCTGCGGCACGTTCACGCCGGCACCCCGTACCACTGGGACCTGCTGGCCGGCGCACGCGGCGTCCAACTCGCCGAGCTGGGCCTGAGATCCGCCGCCGAAGGCCGCCGTATCGAGGTCCCGGAGGTCACGCTGTGA
- a CDS encoding dihydrodipicolinate synthase family protein: MSIRLPDGTGAWRAYEPRGAPLALTPGAPLTSRTVFAAAHVVADPYADTTPDGPAAVDWDATLAFRRHLWSHGLGVAEAMDTAQRGMGLDWAGAAELIRRSAAEAAAVGGRIACGAGTDQITSGSTAEVRAAYEEQLAVVEESGAQAVLLASRALARAATGPDEYLEVYGHLLRQAARPVVLHWLGPMFDPALEGYWGSPDLDAATGTVLDLIDAHPGKVDGIKMSLLDARRETDLRRRLPEGVRCYTGDDFHYPELIAGDDQGFSHALLGVFDPLGPLAAGAVRALDTGDTATFRELLDPTVELSRHLFRAPTRYYKTGVVLLAWLAGHQGHFTMIGGLQSARSLPHLARAYELADTLGLFPDPDLAEARMRILLSLYGGM, encoded by the coding sequence GTGAGCATCCGGCTCCCGGACGGCACCGGCGCATGGCGCGCCTACGAGCCGCGCGGCGCACCCCTCGCCCTCACCCCCGGCGCCCCCCTCACCTCCCGTACGGTCTTCGCGGCGGCCCACGTCGTGGCCGACCCGTACGCCGACACCACCCCCGACGGCCCCGCCGCCGTCGACTGGGACGCCACCCTCGCCTTCCGCCGCCACCTGTGGTCCCACGGGCTCGGCGTCGCGGAGGCGATGGACACCGCCCAGCGCGGCATGGGCCTGGACTGGGCCGGCGCGGCCGAGTTGATCCGGCGCAGCGCCGCCGAGGCCGCCGCCGTGGGCGGCCGTATCGCCTGCGGAGCCGGCACCGACCAGATCACGTCGGGCTCGACGGCCGAGGTCCGCGCCGCCTACGAGGAACAGCTCGCCGTCGTCGAGGAGTCGGGCGCGCAGGCCGTCCTGCTGGCCTCCCGCGCCCTGGCCCGCGCCGCCACCGGCCCCGACGAGTACCTGGAGGTCTACGGCCACCTCCTGCGCCAGGCCGCCAGGCCGGTCGTCCTGCACTGGCTGGGACCGATGTTCGACCCGGCGCTGGAGGGCTACTGGGGCTCGCCAGACCTGGACGCGGCGACCGGCACCGTCCTGGACCTCATCGACGCGCACCCCGGCAAGGTCGACGGGATCAAGATGTCCCTGCTGGACGCCCGGCGCGAGACCGACCTGCGCCGGCGCCTCCCCGAGGGCGTGCGCTGCTACACCGGCGACGACTTCCACTACCCCGAGCTGATCGCGGGCGACGACCAGGGCTTCAGCCACGCCCTGCTCGGCGTCTTCGACCCACTGGGCCCCCTGGCGGCCGGGGCCGTACGCGCCCTGGACACCGGCGACACCGCGACCTTCCGGGAACTCCTCGACCCCACAGTCGAGTTGTCCCGGCACCTGTTCCGGGCACCGACCCGCTACTACAAGACGGGCGTGGTCCTCCTGGCCTGGCTGGCCGGCCACCAGGGCCACTTCACGATGATCGGCGGCCTGCAGTCGGCGCGCTCGCTGCCCCACCTCGCCCGGGCGTACGAACTCGCCGACACCCTGGGCCTGTTCCCGGATCCGGACCTGGCCGAGGCCCGGATGAGGATCCTGCTGTCGCTGTACGGAGGGATGTGA
- a CDS encoding sugar phosphate isomerase/epimerase family protein has protein sequence MKLAFSTLGVPGLPVADVVALAAGHGYHGVEIRAHAEEAVHPGLAVAERADVAGQFRAAGVEVLGVAGYARVAAPGDDGGVLGEIRELVRLAHDLGAPYVRVFPGADLGRPREESDAIAARRLGTAAEDAAALGVRVLLETHDSHRTGADAIRVLGPVGHAHVGALWDVMHTWLGGEQPSETYAALAPHLGYVQVKDIASAEDTTPLPLGAGVLPLTECVDVLSRHGWDGWLCWEYEKRWYEAAAPLPGLLAGGRDHLVRLLGEAA, from the coding sequence ATGAAGCTGGCGTTTTCCACTCTGGGGGTGCCCGGGCTGCCGGTCGCGGACGTCGTGGCTCTGGCGGCCGGGCACGGGTATCACGGTGTCGAGATCCGGGCGCACGCGGAGGAGGCGGTGCATCCGGGGCTGGCGGTAGCCGAACGTGCCGATGTGGCAGGGCAGTTCAGGGCGGCCGGGGTGGAGGTGCTGGGGGTCGCCGGATACGCGCGGGTGGCCGCGCCCGGGGACGACGGCGGCGTACTCGGTGAGATCCGGGAGCTCGTCCGGCTGGCGCACGACCTGGGCGCCCCGTACGTGCGGGTGTTCCCCGGCGCGGACCTCGGGCGGCCGCGCGAGGAGTCGGACGCCATCGCGGCCCGGCGGCTGGGTACCGCCGCCGAGGACGCCGCCGCGCTCGGTGTCCGCGTCCTGCTGGAGACCCACGACTCGCACCGCACCGGCGCCGACGCGATCCGGGTCCTCGGGCCCGTCGGGCACGCGCACGTGGGCGCCCTGTGGGACGTGATGCACACCTGGCTGGGCGGGGAGCAGCCGTCGGAGACGTACGCGGCGCTCGCCCCGCACCTCGGGTACGTCCAGGTCAAGGACATCGCCTCCGCCGAGGACACCACCCCGCTGCCGCTCGGCGCGGGCGTGCTGCCGCTCACCGAGTGCGTGGACGTTTTGTCCCGGCACGGCTGGGACGGCTGGCTGTGCTGGGAGTACGAGAAGCGGTGGTACGAGGCCGCCGCCCCGCTCCCGGGACTGCTGGCCGGCGGTCGCGATCACCTCGTACGGCTGCTGGGCGAGGCCGCGTAG
- a CDS encoding sugar phosphate isomerase/epimerase family protein, whose amino-acid sequence MSADPAPERFSVNQMTVKQLSLPELADACAESGVRGVGLWREPVRRYGVEAAAELMRDSGLTVTTLCRGGFLTADDPVERQEALGDNHAAIDEAATLGTGTLILVSGGLPVFGKDLHGARERVADALAVLAPYAADRGVRLAIEPLHPMYAADRCVVSTLAQALDLAERFPAGQVGVAVDTYHVWWDDRAPAQIARAGAAGRIHAFQLADWTVPLPAGVLNGRGQLGDGTIDLRAWKEHVDAAGYTGPIEVELFNEELWTRDGREVLTETVERYVTHVGRR is encoded by the coding sequence ATGAGTGCGGACCCGGCACCGGAGCGCTTCTCCGTCAACCAGATGACGGTGAAGCAGCTCTCCCTCCCCGAACTCGCCGACGCCTGCGCCGAGTCCGGCGTACGCGGGGTCGGCCTGTGGCGCGAGCCGGTCCGGCGCTACGGCGTCGAGGCGGCGGCCGAGCTGATGCGGGACTCCGGTCTGACCGTCACCACCCTGTGCCGGGGCGGCTTCCTCACCGCGGACGACCCCGTGGAGCGGCAGGAGGCCCTCGGCGACAACCACGCGGCGATCGACGAGGCCGCCACCCTCGGGACCGGCACCCTGATCCTGGTCTCCGGCGGCCTGCCCGTGTTCGGCAAGGACCTCCACGGAGCCCGTGAACGCGTCGCCGACGCGCTCGCCGTCCTCGCGCCGTACGCCGCGGACCGCGGGGTCCGCCTCGCGATCGAGCCGCTGCACCCGATGTACGCCGCCGACCGCTGCGTCGTCTCCACCCTCGCCCAGGCCCTGGACCTCGCGGAACGCTTCCCCGCCGGCCAGGTCGGCGTCGCCGTCGACACCTACCACGTCTGGTGGGACGACCGGGCCCCCGCCCAGATCGCCCGCGCCGGTGCGGCGGGCCGCATCCACGCCTTCCAACTCGCCGACTGGACCGTCCCCCTGCCCGCGGGCGTCCTCAACGGCCGCGGTCAGCTCGGCGACGGCACGATCGACCTGCGCGCGTGGAAGGAGCACGTGGACGCCGCCGGCTACACCGGCCCCATCGAAGTCGAACTGTTCAACGAGGAGTTGTGGACCCGCGACGGCAGGGAGGTCCTGACGGAAACGGTCGAGCGGTACGTGACGCACGTGGGCCGACGATGA
- a CDS encoding ATP-dependent RecD-like DNA helicase: MAQEAGSSTGGERRFAVLEGVLERVTYANEENGYTVARVDTGRGGGDLLTVVGALLGAQVGESLRMEGRWGSHPQYGKQFLVENYTTVLPATVQGIRRYLGSGLVKGIGPVFADRITQHFGLDTLRIIEEEPKRLIEVPGLGPKRTKKIADAWEEQKAIKEVMLFLQTVEVSTSIAVRIYKKYGDASISVVKNQPYRLAADVWGIGFLTADKIAQSVGIPHDSSERVKAGLQYALSQATDQGHCYLPEERLIADAVKLLQVDTGLVIECLAALAEPGEEGEEPGVVREKVPGGDGGEPVTAVYLVPFHRAELSLAGQVLRLLRTGEDRMPAFRDVDWSKALGWLKSRTGADLAPEQEAAVRLALSEKVAVLTGGPGCGKSFTVRSIVELARAKRAKVLLAAPTGRAAKRLAELTGAEASTVHRLLELKPGGDAAYDRDRPLEADLVVVDEASMLDLLLANKLVKAIPPGAHLLFVGDVDQLPSVGAGEVLRDLLAEGGPVPAVRLTRVFRQAQQSGVVTNAHRINAGHHPLTDGLKDFFLFVEDDTEEAGRLTVDVAARRLPARFGLDPRRDVQVLAPMHRGPAGAGTLNGLLQQAITPGRPDVPEKRFGGRVFRVGDKVTQIRNNYEKGTNGVFNGTVGVVTSLDQFEQRLTVLTDEDEEVPYEFDELDELAHAYAVTIHRSQGSEYPAVVIPVTTGAWMMLQRNLLYTAVTRAKQLVVLVGSRKAIGQAVRTVSAGRRCTALDFRLIAKNDRSNES; the protein is encoded by the coding sequence ATGGCTCAGGAGGCGGGGAGTTCCACGGGTGGCGAGCGGCGGTTCGCGGTGCTCGAAGGTGTGCTGGAGAGAGTCACCTACGCCAATGAGGAGAACGGGTACACCGTCGCCCGGGTGGACACGGGGAGGGGCGGCGGGGATCTGCTCACCGTCGTCGGGGCGCTGCTGGGCGCGCAGGTGGGGGAGTCGCTGCGGATGGAGGGGCGCTGGGGCTCCCACCCGCAGTACGGCAAGCAGTTCCTGGTGGAGAACTACACGACGGTGCTGCCCGCCACCGTGCAGGGCATCCGGCGCTATCTCGGCTCCGGGCTGGTCAAGGGCATCGGGCCGGTCTTCGCCGACCGCATCACCCAGCACTTCGGGCTGGACACCCTGCGGATCATCGAGGAGGAGCCCAAGCGGCTCATCGAGGTGCCGGGGCTCGGGCCGAAGCGCACGAAGAAGATCGCCGACGCCTGGGAGGAGCAGAAGGCGATCAAGGAGGTCATGCTCTTCCTGCAGACCGTGGAGGTGTCGACCTCCATCGCCGTGCGCATCTACAAGAAGTACGGAGACGCCTCCATCTCCGTCGTGAAGAACCAGCCGTACCGGCTCGCGGCCGACGTCTGGGGCATCGGCTTCCTCACCGCCGACAAGATCGCCCAGTCGGTGGGGATTCCTCACGACAGCTCCGAGCGGGTCAAGGCCGGGCTCCAGTACGCCCTGTCGCAGGCCACCGACCAGGGGCACTGCTACCTCCCCGAGGAGCGGCTGATCGCCGACGCGGTGAAGCTGCTCCAGGTCGACACCGGTCTGGTCATCGAGTGCCTCGCTGCGCTGGCCGAGCCGGGGGAGGAGGGGGAGGAGCCGGGGGTCGTACGGGAGAAGGTGCCGGGCGGCGACGGGGGAGAGCCGGTCACGGCCGTGTACCTCGTGCCGTTCCACCGGGCCGAGCTGTCCCTGGCCGGGCAGGTGCTGCGGCTGCTGCGTACCGGCGAGGACCGGATGCCCGCCTTCCGGGACGTGGACTGGAGCAAGGCGCTCGGCTGGCTGAAGTCCCGTACCGGCGCCGACCTCGCCCCGGAGCAGGAGGCGGCCGTACGGCTGGCGCTGAGCGAGAAGGTGGCCGTGCTGACCGGCGGGCCCGGCTGCGGCAAGTCCTTCACCGTGCGCTCGATCGTGGAGCTGGCCCGCGCCAAGCGCGCCAAGGTGCTGCTCGCCGCGCCCACCGGCCGCGCCGCCAAGCGGCTGGCCGAGCTGACCGGCGCCGAGGCGTCCACCGTGCACCGGCTGCTGGAGCTGAAGCCCGGCGGGGACGCGGCCTACGACCGGGACCGGCCGCTGGAGGCCGACCTGGTGGTCGTCGACGAGGCGTCCATGCTGGACCTGCTGCTCGCCAACAAGCTGGTCAAGGCCATACCGCCGGGCGCGCACCTGCTGTTCGTGGGGGACGTGGACCAGCTGCCCAGCGTCGGGGCGGGGGAGGTGCTGCGGGACCTGCTCGCCGAGGGCGGCCCGGTGCCGGCGGTCCGGCTGACGCGGGTGTTCCGGCAGGCCCAGCAGTCGGGCGTGGTGACCAACGCGCACCGGATCAACGCCGGTCACCATCCGCTCACCGACGGACTGAAGGACTTCTTCCTCTTCGTCGAGGACGACACCGAGGAGGCCGGCCGGCTCACCGTGGACGTGGCCGCGCGGCGGCTGCCCGCCCGGTTCGGGCTCGACCCGCGCCGCGACGTGCAGGTACTCGCGCCCATGCACCGCGGCCCGGCCGGCGCCGGTACCCTCAACGGCCTGCTCCAGCAGGCCATCACCCCGGGCCGGCCGGACGTCCCGGAGAAGCGGTTCGGCGGGCGCGTCTTCCGTGTCGGCGACAAGGTCACCCAGATCCGTAACAATTACGAGAAAGGGACGAACGGTGTCTTCAACGGCACCGTGGGCGTGGTCACCTCGCTCGACCAGTTCGAGCAGCGCCTGACCGTGCTGACGGACGAGGACGAGGAGGTGCCGTACGAGTTCGATGAACTGGACGAACTGGCGCACGCGTACGCGGTGACCATCCACCGCTCGCAGGGCAGCGAGTACCCGGCGGTGGTCATCCCGGTCACCACGGGCGCGTGGATGATGCTGCAGCGGAACCTGCTGTACACGGCGGTCACCCGGGCGAAACAGCTCGTCGTGCTCGTCGGTTCGCGCAAGGCGATCGGGCAGGCGGTGCGCACGGTGTCGGCCGGACGGCGCTGCACGGCCCTCGACTTCAGGCTCATCGCGAAAAATGATCGATCAAACGAGTCATGA
- a CDS encoding ribokinase, protein MFDYDLLVVGSANADLVVGVERRPGAGETVLGGDLAVHAGGKGANQAVAAARLGARTALLARVGDDDHGRLLLDSLRSAGADTVGVLVGGVPTGVALITVDPSGDNSIVVSPGANARLAPEDIRVAGSLLYASHVISAQLEIPLETVVEVVRNLPEDSRFVLNPSPPRPLPTEVLAACDPLVVNEHEARVILGGALVSEDPADWARLLLAKGPRSVVVTLGARGALVCDGAEVTRVPSPEVDAVDTTGAGDAFTAALAWRLGAGAPLREAAGYAARVGAAAVTKRGAQESYPTAAEVEKLR, encoded by the coding sequence ATGTTCGACTACGACCTGTTGGTCGTCGGGTCGGCCAATGCGGACCTGGTGGTGGGTGTCGAGCGGCGGCCGGGTGCCGGTGAGACCGTGCTCGGTGGGGACCTGGCCGTGCACGCGGGCGGGAAGGGCGCCAACCAGGCCGTCGCCGCCGCCCGCCTCGGGGCGCGTACGGCGCTGCTGGCCCGGGTCGGCGACGACGACCACGGCCGGCTGCTGCTCGACTCGCTCCGCTCGGCCGGGGCGGACACGGTGGGCGTCCTGGTGGGCGGCGTGCCGACGGGCGTCGCCCTCATCACCGTCGACCCCTCCGGCGACAACAGCATCGTGGTGTCGCCCGGCGCCAACGCCCGCCTCGCGCCGGAGGACATCCGGGTGGCGGGCAGCCTGCTGTACGCCTCCCACGTCATCTCCGCGCAGCTGGAGATCCCGCTGGAGACGGTCGTCGAGGTCGTGCGGAACCTGCCCGAGGACAGCCGGTTCGTGCTGAACCCCTCCCCGCCCCGCCCGCTCCCCACCGAAGTGCTGGCCGCCTGCGATCCGCTGGTCGTCAACGAGCACGAGGCCCGGGTGATCCTCGGCGGGGCCCTCGTCAGCGAGGACCCGGCGGACTGGGCCCGGCTGCTGCTCGCCAAGGGCCCGCGTTCGGTGGTCGTCACACTGGGCGCACGGGGCGCGCTGGTCTGCGACGGCGCCGAGGTGACCCGGGTGCCGTCGCCGGAGGTGGACGCGGTGGACACCACGGGTGCGGGCGACGCGTTCACGGCCGCCCTGGCCTGGCGCCTGGGCGCGGGGGCCCCGCTCCGGGAGGCGGCCGGCTACGCGGCCCGGGTGGGTGCGGCGGCGGTCACGAAGCGGGGCGCGCAGGAGTCGTACCCGACGGCGGCCGAGGTCGAGAAGCTGCGCTGA